One segment of Paenibacillus rhizovicinus DNA contains the following:
- a CDS encoding exonuclease SbcCD subunit D → MRILHTADWHFGRSLEGRSRIEEQAAFVDELASIVKDESIDLILLAGDVYDSVNPPAAAEGLFYDAVARLADGGKRTIAVIAGNHDHPDRVSASAPLAARSGIRLVGMPTDKPLVIDVARTGEQAVIAALPYPSESRLRELLSEATDEGQLRSAYSERVGRLMAQLGTAFRSDTVNLAMSHIYVLGGLETDSERPIQIGGAYTVDPSALQIGAQYVALGHLHRPQRVAGDETMRYSGSPLAYSFSEANYAKAVTVFDASPGQPVVPRQIHLSSGRPLVQWNAKGGIAEVHSWLEEGRDARAWIDLSIHMSEAMTLQQIQQLRKQHEGLVHIRPVYPEMEDLIELDARSREQLPAEELFRRFFSRQTGGGEPDAETVRLFLELIAEEDDAPSVAEDADGIEVQAGGEGA, encoded by the coding sequence ATGCGTATATTGCACACGGCCGACTGGCATTTCGGACGTTCGTTGGAAGGCCGCAGCCGCATCGAGGAACAGGCGGCATTCGTCGACGAACTCGCATCCATCGTAAAAGACGAAAGCATCGACCTCATTCTGCTGGCCGGCGACGTGTACGATTCCGTCAATCCGCCTGCGGCGGCGGAGGGGCTGTTCTACGACGCCGTCGCGCGCCTCGCGGACGGCGGCAAGCGTACGATCGCCGTGATCGCCGGCAACCACGATCATCCCGACCGCGTGTCCGCTTCCGCGCCGCTTGCCGCGCGCAGCGGCATTCGGCTCGTCGGCATGCCGACGGACAAGCCGCTCGTTATCGACGTTGCGCGTACCGGCGAGCAGGCGGTCATCGCCGCGCTCCCGTATCCGTCCGAGTCGCGGCTGCGCGAGCTGCTGAGCGAGGCGACGGATGAAGGTCAGCTTCGCAGCGCGTATTCGGAACGGGTCGGCCGGCTGATGGCCCAGCTTGGGACGGCTTTCCGCAGCGATACCGTCAACTTGGCGATGAGCCATATTTACGTGCTTGGCGGGCTGGAGACGGATTCCGAGCGGCCGATTCAGATCGGCGGCGCCTATACGGTGGATCCGTCGGCATTGCAAATCGGGGCGCAGTACGTGGCGCTAGGTCATTTGCATCGCCCGCAGCGGGTCGCCGGCGACGAAACGATGCGCTACAGCGGTTCGCCGCTCGCTTACAGTTTCTCGGAAGCGAATTATGCCAAAGCGGTCACGGTCTTCGACGCTTCTCCCGGTCAACCTGTTGTCCCGCGGCAGATCCACTTAAGCTCCGGGCGGCCGCTCGTGCAGTGGAACGCCAAAGGAGGCATTGCCGAAGTGCATAGCTGGCTGGAGGAAGGACGGGACGCCAGGGCGTGGATCGACCTCAGCATCCATATGTCCGAAGCGATGACGCTGCAGCAGATCCAGCAGCTGCGCAAGCAGCACGAGGGGCTCGTTCATATCCGCCCCGTCTATCCGGAAATGGAAGACCTGATCGAGCTTGATGCCCGGTCCCGCGAGCAATTGCCGGCCGAGGAGCTGTTCCGCCGTTTCTTCTCGCGCCAGACGGGCGGAGGAGAGCCGGATGCGGAGACGGTTCGATTGTTTCTGGAGCTGATCGCGGAAGAGGATGATGCGCCGAGCGTCGCCGAAGACGCGGACGGCATCGAAGTTCAAGCGGGAGGTGAAGGCGCATGA
- the addA gene encoding helicase-exonuclease AddAB subunit AddA has translation MTAAMDNQLPAKPLGSTWTDDQWRAIVTGGSNILVAAAAGSGKTAVLVERIIRKIAADTDVDRLLVATFTKAAAAEMKERIRIALEKELDKKPDSDHLRRQLALMGRASITTLHSFCLDVIRRYYSLIGLDPGFRIANETEAELLRMDVLDELFEERYAEMDGPGGEAFLSLVDRFGGERGDEPLYALVLKLYNFAQSNPWPRAWLQQTAASFRVSDAAELGRTEWVSSLGGSVALTLQGAESLLEQALELTRLPAGPEAYGETLQDDLGVVRSLIAKVGSQPWETWHEAFAAASFGKLKGQRGGDTIDKSLQEQVKELREQVKDMIGGLNDELFMRSPDQFAAELQESAPYMETLAELVDQFGTRFEAAKLEKGLIDFGDMEHYCLRILRDSSSTPERMAPSPAAMEYQQQFDEILLDEYQDTNMVQEAIVSLISRPGKGNRFMVGDVKQSIYRFRLAEPGLFLRKYKSYLTAGEVPVAADESGEEASSDSEHAEAEYGVRIDLARNFRSRQEVVDGVNEVFRAIMRERAAEMDYDARAELVCGASYPAANDGGPPERYAVEFAVLDRGGSDDGEERGDSDHDASGQETAESELPPESPEELQTVQLEARWIARQILRLKGMAAEGAGAEDPFLVYDGKKGRKRPLAWRDIVILLRADKQWAPVIIEELQQQGIPAYAELSSGYFEATEVETMLSLLRVIDNPYQDIPLAGALRSPIVGLSAEELALIRIAGGRVSYFEAVRKAADDHLAPEETRRKLSRFLDALEDWRNEARQGSLADLLWRIYRETGYYDLVGGMTGGLQRQANLRALHDRTRQYEATTLRGLFRFLRFIDRMRDGGGDLGTARALGEQEDVVRIMSIHKSKGLEFPVVFAAGLGKSFNRRDLHSPFLMHKQLGFGPRYVDTELRVAYPTLPYLAIKQRLAMESLAEEMRILYVALTRPKEKMFLVGTVANAEKQLQRWQTALDAEGRLPDFRIAGAARFLDWLGPLAMGAGISMSVEQSSAFEIGDEAGAMDLPGAADSGIPISEANAESMDGEAETDLASGEPIVIGSEQAAAPEGTVVPFGDWRTSVIPASLLGLEAAAGAETDEAARAAFEARMNAVQQLALIDEEADPEWAAEIDRRLSWSYPYAQASLTAAKTSVTEMKRLHAETGMDEEALLLPELAGMDGAGGLAEADFDLADDPITDNVTLAVDQAIIGNDESMSAEPVLESETAVDQLDLFSFDFAQPELPAAEAKLEQTGAVERADGGGEYTFRLRRPKFMEEAALTAAERGTVSHLVMQHIPLSEDGVTEKTITDVIEGLVARRMLSKQQAEAVDAAGAAAFFEEEVGRRLLEAPWVRRETPFSCTLPASRVYPGMSESIGAEPILIQGVIDCLFEDERGLVLLDYKTDRVRAGRWEEAAERHRFQLTLYAEAIAGILGRKVDECYVFFLDGGKAVKLF, from the coding sequence ATGACGGCAGCAATGGACAATCAACTACCGGCCAAGCCGCTCGGCAGCACTTGGACGGACGACCAATGGCGCGCCATCGTGACGGGAGGGAGCAACATTCTCGTCGCGGCGGCGGCAGGCTCCGGCAAGACGGCCGTACTGGTGGAACGAATCATTCGCAAGATTGCCGCCGACACCGATGTCGACCGGCTGCTTGTGGCGACGTTCACGAAGGCCGCGGCCGCCGAGATGAAAGAGCGGATTCGAATTGCGCTGGAGAAGGAACTGGACAAGAAGCCGGATTCCGATCACCTTCGCAGGCAGCTTGCCCTCATGGGGCGCGCCTCCATCACGACGCTTCACTCCTTCTGCCTCGACGTTATCCGCCGGTACTATTCTTTGATCGGACTCGATCCCGGATTTCGGATTGCCAACGAGACGGAAGCGGAGCTGCTCCGAATGGACGTCCTGGACGAGCTGTTCGAAGAACGGTATGCCGAGATGGACGGACCGGGCGGCGAAGCCTTCCTGTCGCTCGTGGATCGCTTCGGCGGCGAACGCGGCGATGAGCCGCTCTATGCGCTCGTGCTGAAGCTTTACAATTTCGCCCAAAGCAACCCTTGGCCGAGAGCCTGGCTGCAGCAAACGGCGGCCTCCTTCCGCGTGAGCGATGCGGCCGAGCTGGGGCGCACGGAATGGGTGTCCAGCCTCGGCGGCAGCGTGGCGCTGACGCTGCAAGGCGCGGAGAGCCTGCTGGAACAAGCGCTCGAGTTGACGCGTCTCCCGGCTGGCCCTGAGGCGTACGGCGAGACGCTGCAAGACGATCTGGGTGTCGTGCGTTCCTTGATTGCGAAAGTGGGGAGCCAGCCCTGGGAAACGTGGCATGAAGCCTTCGCCGCGGCAAGCTTCGGCAAGCTGAAAGGACAGCGCGGCGGCGATACGATCGACAAGTCGCTGCAGGAACAGGTCAAGGAGCTGCGCGAACAGGTGAAAGACATGATCGGCGGCTTGAACGACGAGCTGTTCATGCGCTCGCCGGATCAGTTCGCGGCGGAACTGCAAGAATCGGCGCCGTACATGGAAACGCTGGCCGAGCTAGTGGACCAGTTCGGCACAAGGTTCGAGGCGGCCAAGCTGGAGAAAGGGCTGATCGATTTCGGCGATATGGAGCATTACTGCCTGCGCATCTTGCGCGACAGCTCCTCGACGCCCGAACGGATGGCGCCATCGCCGGCGGCGATGGAATACCAGCAGCAGTTCGACGAGATTCTGCTCGACGAGTACCAGGATACGAACATGGTGCAGGAGGCGATCGTTTCGCTGATCAGCCGCCCGGGCAAGGGCAACCGCTTCATGGTCGGCGACGTCAAGCAGAGCATTTACCGGTTCCGGTTGGCGGAGCCGGGCTTGTTTCTGCGCAAGTATAAGTCGTATCTAACGGCCGGTGAAGTACCTGTGGCGGCAGACGAATCAGGTGAAGAAGCTTCGTCAGATTCGGAGCATGCGGAAGCGGAATACGGCGTGCGCATCGACTTGGCGCGAAACTTCCGCAGCAGGCAAGAGGTCGTGGACGGCGTCAATGAAGTTTTCCGTGCCATCATGCGCGAGCGAGCGGCCGAAATGGACTATGACGCGCGCGCGGAGCTTGTATGCGGCGCATCATATCCGGCGGCGAACGACGGCGGGCCGCCGGAACGTTACGCGGTGGAGTTTGCGGTGCTCGATCGGGGCGGCAGCGACGACGGGGAAGAACGGGGCGATTCCGATCATGACGCTTCCGGCCAGGAGACCGCTGAGAGTGAATTGCCTCCGGAAAGTCCGGAGGAGCTCCAGACCGTGCAATTGGAAGCACGCTGGATCGCAAGGCAGATCCTTCGCCTGAAGGGGATGGCCGCAGAAGGCGCAGGCGCGGAAGATCCGTTCCTCGTGTATGACGGCAAGAAAGGCCGCAAACGGCCGCTCGCTTGGCGGGATATCGTTATTCTGCTGCGGGCGGACAAACAGTGGGCGCCGGTTATTATCGAAGAACTGCAGCAGCAGGGCATTCCGGCTTACGCGGAGCTGAGCAGCGGGTATTTCGAAGCGACGGAGGTCGAGACGATGCTCTCGCTCCTGCGCGTGATCGACAACCCGTATCAGGACATTCCGCTCGCCGGGGCGCTTCGTTCGCCGATCGTCGGCTTGTCGGCGGAAGAACTGGCTTTGATCCGAATCGCGGGCGGGCGCGTGTCGTACTTCGAAGCGGTGCGCAAGGCCGCGGACGATCACTTGGCGCCGGAAGAAACGAGACGCAAACTGAGCCGTTTCCTGGATGCGCTCGAAGATTGGCGGAATGAAGCCCGGCAAGGTTCATTGGCCGACTTGCTGTGGCGGATTTACCGGGAAACGGGCTATTACGACCTGGTCGGCGGCATGACGGGGGGCTTGCAGCGTCAAGCCAACTTGCGCGCGCTGCATGACCGTACCCGTCAATACGAGGCGACTACGCTGCGCGGGCTGTTCCGCTTCCTCCGGTTTATCGACCGGATGCGGGACGGCGGCGGCGATCTCGGGACGGCGCGCGCGCTGGGCGAGCAGGAAGACGTCGTGCGCATAATGTCCATCCACAAGAGCAAGGGGCTGGAATTTCCCGTCGTATTCGCGGCAGGACTCGGCAAATCGTTTAACCGCCGAGACCTGCATAGTCCGTTTCTGATGCATAAGCAGCTTGGTTTCGGTCCGCGTTACGTCGATACGGAACTGCGGGTCGCCTATCCGACGTTACCGTACTTGGCGATCAAGCAGCGGCTTGCGATGGAGTCGCTGGCGGAAGAAATGCGAATTCTGTACGTCGCGCTGACAAGGCCGAAGGAGAAAATGTTCCTCGTCGGCACCGTTGCCAACGCCGAGAAGCAGCTGCAGCGCTGGCAAACCGCGCTTGACGCGGAAGGGCGGCTGCCTGATTTCCGGATCGCCGGCGCCGCGCGGTTTCTGGATTGGCTCGGGCCGCTGGCGATGGGAGCGGGAATATCCATGTCGGTCGAACAGTCGTCCGCATTCGAAATCGGAGACGAAGCGGGCGCAATGGACTTGCCGGGTGCAGCGGATAGCGGCATTCCCATAAGCGAAGCGAACGCCGAGAGCATGGATGGCGAAGCCGAGACGGATTTAGCGTCGGGCGAGCCGATCGTAATCGGTTCGGAGCAGGCAGCCGCACCGGAAGGAACGGTTGTGCCTTTCGGCGACTGGCGGACCTCTGTCATTCCTGCGAGCCTGCTTGGTTTGGAGGCAGCGGCAGGCGCGGAGACGGACGAAGCGGCAAGAGCCGCATTCGAAGCGCGCATGAATGCCGTCCAGCAGCTCGCGCTCATCGATGAAGAAGCGGATCCTGAATGGGCCGCCGAGATCGATCGTCGTCTTAGCTGGAGCTACCCTTACGCGCAAGCCTCATTGACCGCCGCCAAAACGTCGGTGACGGAGATGAAACGGCTCCACGCGGAGACGGGGATGGACGAAGAAGCTTTGCTGCTCCCGGAGCTTGCGGGCATGGATGGAGCAGGGGGCCTGGCTGAAGCTGATTTCGATTTGGCGGATGATCCGATCACGGATAACGTTACTTTGGCCGTGGACCAGGCGATTATCGGGAACGACGAGTCCATGTCGGCAGAGCCGGTTTTGGAGTCGGAAACGGCAGTCGATCAGCTGGATTTGTTCAGCTTTGATTTTGCGCAGCCGGAGCTGCCGGCAGCGGAAGCGAAGCTCGAACAAACCGGCGCCGTGGAACGCGCGGACGGCGGCGGAGAGTATACGTTCCGGCTGCGTCGTCCGAAGTTCATGGAAGAAGCTGCGCTTACCGCCGCAGAGCGGGGAACGGTGAGCCATCTGGTCATGCAGCATATTCCGCTATCCGAAGACGGCGTGACCGAGAAGACGATCACGGACGTGATCGAAGGGCTGGTGGCGCGGCGGATGCTCTCGAAGCAGCAGGCGGAAGCCGTGGATGCTGCGGGAGCGGCGGCCTTCTTCGAGGAAGAGGTCGGCCGGCGCCTGCTCGAAGCGCCCTGGGTGAGACGCGAAACGCCGTTCAGCTGCACGCTGCCGGCTTCCCGCGTCTACCCGGGCATGTCCGAAAGCATCGGGGCAGAGCCGATTCTGATTCAAGGGGTTATCGACTGTCTGTTCGAGGACGAACGGGGACTCGTGCTGTTGGATTACAAAACCGACCGCGTCCGTGCGGGTCGCTGGGAAGAGGCGGCCGAACGCCACCGTTTCCAGCTGACGCTCTATGCAGAGGCGATCGCCGGCATCCTCGGCCGCAAGGTCGACGAATGTTACGTGTTTTTCCTTGACGGCGGCAAAGCCGTCAAGCTGTTTTAA
- the addB gene encoding helicase-exonuclease AddAB subunit AddB: MKESKMEEVGELALRFVIGRSGTGKTHFCLDDIRRRILAEPDGPPIIILVPEQATFQTEYALLHRPELNGSIRAQALSFRRLSFRIMQETGGTALTPISENGKNMLLYKIVSRLNSELQLFQGSESQHGFIERLGELMTEWKRYGIDTEALQGFGDNHLSGSRSTLLSRKLDDLQLISSRLEQELAGLYVDSEDYLGWLVRGFHDAPSMRDCEIWVDGFHGFTPKELEALEALMQHAKNMTVTLCLDKQYGNGEMPHELDLFRPTAETFMKLRDLAVNNALEIEEPLLLEGTPYRFKDSPMLAHVERYYGYGGRKALQLSPAELAEGEVSLHAASGRRAEVEAVARDIVQRVRDEDLRYRDLAVMVRNAPDYNDYVKAVFSDYGIPFFLDQKNAALHHPLVEFIRSALEIATYGWRFEAVFRCIKTELLIPEDGSLTRETFDLLENYALATGMNGNKWLSVNQWKPLARDTLDGDPVQAGERELREFEAVMAAREAVVPVLKKFVRELKKAKDVRGMCEAVYGLLMNVDAPDRLERWSRKEIAAGNTLRAREHRQLWDGVMDLLDQLTEMTGTEPVTIELFAGMAETGIESLKLASVPPSLDQVLVGSMDRTRSGNILICYLLGANDGVMPQRMKEDGVLTEQERETLESGGLVMAPGVRRKLLDERFMIYNALTTPSRHLWISWPLADEEGKSLLPSEVIRHVKGLFPGLTEKGVAVEPVPSMPEAEQQAFMAHPDRTLSYLITQLRAWRHGSEIAPFWWETYNWYAVRPAWQDKLQRLAGSLRYSNEEPALSRETAELLYGKLLRGSVSRMERFVSCPFQHFAIHGLRLRERDQYKLAAPDIGQLFHAALTRLTETLGDRWGSLTAEELREHCSAIVSELALRLQSQILFSSSRHQYVARKLRDIISQAAVILGEHARRAAFKPVGLEIGFGPEGPLPPVTIPLSDGKTLEMVGRIDRVDAAQTTDGLLLRVIDYKSSAKQLRLEEVAYGMALQMLTYLDVLLTHAPEWLGQPAKAAGALYFHVHNPILSSSNGMPPAKARSEMLKRFKLKGLVLADEETVRLMDNALSTGYSDLLPLALKKDGAFYSSSSVVSDEQWGTLRKSVRGTLRRIGDRIAGGDVSISPYRLGGKTPCQFCDYKPVCQFDPLIDGNDYNKLQRAGKDEVWNLLASGEEAEEEQTVQSDPPGQHGEQGKEESES, from the coding sequence ATGAAAGAATCGAAAATGGAAGAGGTGGGCGAGTTGGCGCTCCGTTTTGTAATCGGACGATCCGGCACGGGCAAGACGCATTTTTGCCTGGACGACATTCGCAGGCGTATTTTGGCAGAGCCCGATGGCCCGCCTATTATTATATTGGTGCCGGAGCAGGCTACCTTTCAAACGGAGTACGCGCTGCTCCATCGCCCGGAGCTGAACGGCTCTATTCGGGCGCAAGCGCTTAGCTTTCGGCGTCTCTCCTTCCGCATTATGCAGGAAACGGGCGGGACCGCGCTGACGCCGATCAGCGAGAACGGCAAGAACATGCTGCTTTACAAGATCGTATCCCGGCTGAACAGCGAGCTGCAGCTGTTCCAAGGCAGCGAGAGCCAGCATGGGTTTATCGAACGGCTGGGCGAGCTCATGACGGAGTGGAAGCGGTACGGGATCGACACCGAGGCGCTGCAGGGGTTCGGGGACAACCATTTGTCGGGCTCCCGCAGCACGCTGCTCAGCCGCAAGCTGGACGATCTGCAGCTGATATCGAGCCGCCTGGAGCAAGAGCTCGCCGGACTGTACGTGGATTCGGAAGACTATCTCGGCTGGCTGGTTCGAGGATTCCATGACGCGCCCTCCATGCGAGATTGCGAGATTTGGGTCGACGGCTTCCACGGCTTTACGCCGAAGGAGCTGGAAGCGCTGGAAGCGCTCATGCAGCATGCCAAGAACATGACGGTGACCCTCTGTCTGGACAAGCAGTATGGGAACGGCGAAATGCCGCATGAGCTGGACTTGTTCCGGCCGACAGCGGAGACATTCATGAAGCTGCGCGACCTGGCGGTGAACAACGCGCTGGAAATCGAGGAGCCTTTGCTGCTGGAAGGAACGCCTTACCGTTTCAAGGACAGCCCGATGCTTGCGCATGTGGAGCGCTATTACGGCTATGGCGGAAGAAAAGCGCTTCAGCTGTCGCCGGCGGAGCTTGCCGAAGGGGAAGTTTCGCTTCACGCGGCTTCCGGACGCAGAGCGGAAGTGGAGGCCGTCGCCAGGGATATCGTGCAGCGCGTGCGCGACGAAGATCTGCGTTACCGCGACCTCGCGGTCATGGTGCGCAATGCGCCGGATTACAACGACTACGTCAAGGCGGTTTTCTCCGATTACGGCATACCGTTCTTCCTGGATCAGAAGAATGCGGCGCTTCATCATCCGCTTGTTGAGTTTATCCGCTCGGCTTTGGAAATCGCGACCTACGGCTGGCGGTTCGAGGCCGTTTTCCGCTGCATTAAGACGGAGCTGCTCATTCCGGAGGACGGAAGCCTGACAAGGGAAACGTTCGATTTGCTGGAAAACTACGCGCTCGCGACGGGCATGAACGGGAACAAATGGCTGTCGGTCAATCAGTGGAAGCCGCTGGCACGGGACACGCTGGACGGCGATCCGGTACAGGCCGGGGAACGCGAGCTGCGCGAATTCGAAGCGGTGATGGCCGCGAGGGAAGCCGTAGTTCCCGTCCTGAAGAAATTCGTTCGGGAGCTGAAGAAGGCAAAGGACGTCCGGGGCATGTGCGAAGCGGTATACGGGCTGCTGATGAACGTCGATGCGCCTGACCGGCTGGAGCGCTGGAGCCGCAAGGAGATCGCCGCGGGGAATACGCTGCGCGCACGGGAGCACCGGCAGTTATGGGACGGCGTCATGGATCTGCTGGATCAGCTGACGGAAATGACCGGAACGGAACCGGTGACGATCGAACTGTTCGCCGGCATGGCGGAGACGGGGATCGAAAGCTTGAAGCTTGCTTCCGTGCCGCCTTCGCTCGATCAAGTGCTGGTCGGCAGCATGGACCGGACGCGCTCCGGCAATATATTAATTTGTTATTTATTAGGCGCGAACGACGGGGTCATGCCGCAGCGAATGAAAGAAGACGGCGTGCTGACGGAGCAGGAGCGGGAGACGCTGGAAAGCGGCGGTCTCGTTATGGCGCCGGGCGTTCGCAGGAAGCTGCTCGACGAGCGCTTCATGATCTACAACGCGCTGACGACGCCGAGCCGCCATCTATGGATCAGCTGGCCGCTCGCGGACGAAGAAGGCAAGAGCCTGCTGCCGTCCGAGGTCATTCGGCACGTGAAAGGCCTGTTCCCGGGACTGACGGAGAAAGGCGTAGCCGTAGAACCGGTGCCAAGCATGCCGGAAGCCGAACAGCAAGCGTTCATGGCGCATCCGGACCGGACGCTGTCGTATTTGATTACGCAGCTGAGGGCATGGCGGCACGGGAGCGAAATCGCTCCGTTCTGGTGGGAGACCTATAACTGGTACGCGGTCAGGCCGGCATGGCAGGACAAGCTCCAGCGCCTTGCGGGGTCGCTCCGTTACTCGAACGAAGAACCGGCGCTATCCCGCGAGACGGCGGAGCTGCTGTACGGCAAGCTGCTTCGGGGAAGCGTGTCGCGGATGGAACGGTTCGTCTCGTGTCCGTTTCAGCATTTCGCCATTCACGGGCTTCGTCTGCGCGAACGGGATCAATACAAGCTGGCTGCGCCGGATATCGGACAGCTGTTTCATGCCGCGCTTACCCGGCTTACGGAAACGCTCGGCGACCGCTGGGGCTCGTTGACGGCGGAGGAGCTGCGCGAGCACTGCTCGGCGATCGTGAGCGAGCTGGCGCTGCGGCTGCAATCGCAGATTTTGTTCAGCAGCAGCCGCCACCAATACGTGGCGCGCAAGCTGCGCGACATTATCAGCCAAGCCGCCGTTATTCTCGGCGAACACGCGCGGCGCGCGGCGTTCAAGCCGGTCGGGCTCGAAATCGGCTTCGGGCCGGAAGGTCCGCTGCCTCCGGTGACGATTCCGCTTTCGGACGGCAAGACGCTTGAGATGGTCGGACGGATCGACCGCGTCGATGCCGCGCAAACGACGGACGGCTTGCTGCTGCGCGTCATCGATTACAAATCCAGTGCCAAGCAGCTGCGGCTGGAAGAAGTCGCCTACGGCATGGCGCTGCAAATGCTGACGTACTTGGACGTGCTGCTGACGCATGCGCCGGAATGGCTGGGACAGCCCGCGAAGGCCGCGGGAGCGCTCTATTTCCACGTGCACAATCCGATCCTCTCATCGTCGAACGGCATGCCTCCGGCGAAAGCCAGATCGGAAATGCTGAAGCGATTCAAGCTGAAGGGGCTTGTCCTCGCGGACGAGGAGACCGTCCGATTGATGGATAACGCGCTGTCGACGGGGTATTCCGATCTGCTTCCTCTGGCGCTCAAGAAGGACGGCGCCTTCTACAGCAGTTCTTCCGTCGTGTCGGACGAGCAATGGGGAACTTTGCGCAAATCCGTCCGCGGCACGCTCCGCAGGATCGGCGACAGGATCGCGGGAGGCGACGTATCGATTTCGCCTTACCGGCTGGGCGGGAAAACGCCTTGCCAGTTCTGCGATTACAAGCCGGTCTGCCAATTCGACCCGCTTATTGATGGCAATGACTACAACAAGCTGCAGAGAGCGGGCAAAGACGAGGTCTGGAACCTGCTCGCATCCGGCGAAGAAGCAGAAGAGGAACAGACCGTTCAGTCCGACCCGCCTGGGCAGCACGGAGAACAAGGGAAGGAGGAGAGCGAATCATGA
- a CDS encoding CD3324 family protein, with amino-acid sequence MNYKNGKDVLPPRLLEELQHYIQGELLYIPKQQSERAAWGAKSGSRVMIGRRNEEIYRRYTDGSTVQELERQYHLSGDSIRKIILKLRSASVFPITEQDGVVAPDLYETVPIGKH; translated from the coding sequence TTGAATTACAAGAATGGAAAAGATGTGCTTCCCCCTAGACTGTTGGAGGAACTTCAGCACTACATCCAAGGAGAGCTGCTCTATATCCCGAAGCAGCAGAGCGAGCGCGCCGCTTGGGGCGCGAAGAGCGGTTCGCGCGTCATGATCGGACGGCGCAACGAGGAGATTTACCGGCGCTATACGGACGGAAGCACCGTGCAGGAGCTTGAACGGCAGTATCACCTGTCCGGCGACAGCATTCGGAAAATCATTCTCAAGCTGCGCAGCGCGTCCGTGTTCCCGATAACCGAGCAAGACGGCGTTGTCGCGCCGGATCTGTACGAAACGGTCCCGATAGGCAAACATTGA